Sequence from the Elusimicrobiaceae bacterium genome:
GAATACAAACTGCCCTTACACCGCTTTGGAAACATATGTCACTTTCGACACGGTCAAGTTGCACTTTGACTTCTGGTTTCAGGTGTATGCGCTGCTAGGCAACGTGAGCAATTCGCAAACGGCTGTGTTTAAGACACTTATAGAAAACCACGCGTTTTTCCGCAAAGCTTATTACTATAACGCCGGCGACTGCACCGAATCGCCGGGTGGTAATTCGGTAACCGATGAAGACGTCTGCCTCCAGTCCGGCGGCCAGTCCGGCCTTTCCGGCGATAACGGCGCCAGAGCCATTGGAAGCGCTGTTTTTGAAACCGAAGCCAAAGAACTTACAACCACCACATTTTTCTATTCAAAGGCAAAAGCGGATATTTCAGAGTTGCGCCCGATTTACCGCCAAACCCTTGTATACGGCGATTCCACCGATGTTCAGCCCCGGCTGTTTCAGCTCCGGGTGTTTAAGGAAGCCGAGCTGGACAAACTCAAAACGCTTGGCGACGGTCTTGATGTTTACCAAATCTGGGTAGCCGAAAATAATTTCTTTGACATTAATGTGAATGCGCTAGGAAGCGGGCAGAACTGCGGCGACAGGCTTTGCGTGCACAACAAAGTGTCCGTACGGTCTTCCATCTTCGGGGAACATGGCGGCGGGGATAATAATACCGTCTGGCCGTACCCCACTCCTAAATATCAGGTGGTGCTGGACCCGTGAGCGCCGCTGCCGACACACAGCGCGGCAGCATAACCGGGCCGCAGCAGCTGCCGTTTCACCTGAAACAGCCGTGCGCCGCGCCAGCGGGATTATGCACCGTATCCGGCTGACCGCCGCGGTCCCCTGGCGGCAGGCTCAAGCGCAGTCCAGCCGGAACAGTTTTACCGGCTCGCTGTAGCCTTTAAGCATGAATTCTTTTTCGGAAGGCAGCCACTTAAACTCCTCTCCCGCCGAGTCGGCAAACACGCCCGAAGCGAGTATTTCGCCCGGCCTGGCGCAGGACTGGATGCGTTCGGTCATGTTCACCGTATCGCCCAGAACGGCGTATTCGATGCGGTCTTCCGAACCGAGATTGCCGGCTACGATTTCCCCGAAATGCAGCCCGATCCCGACCTCCAGCCCCGGTGTCCGGCCTGCGGCGTTTGCGGCGGACACGGCTTTCACTATTTCGGCGGCGCATTTCGCGGCGCACAGGCACGGATCGTCCAGTTTGAGGGGATCGCCGAACACGGCGATAATCGAATCCCCCACGAATTTGTTCACCGCTCCGCCATGCATGAACACAAGATCGCCGAGCTGGTAAAAATGTTCGTTAAGCAGAGCCATCAGTTTTGCCGGGGCAAGAGTCCGCGCCATTTTGGTGAATCCGCGTATATCCGCTATCAGCACCGCCACCCGCGCCGAATGGCCGCGCCCCGCCACTTCAAGATCCGCTCCGGCGGCGAATATTTCGTTCGCCACATGATAAGGCACATATTTTGAAAACGCGTTTTCCAGCCGTTCGCGGTAAACCCGGTCATTCACCAGCGCCTGTCCGCGCTCAAGCGCGGAACCTGCGGCGAAAGAACACAGCACGCCGAACAGCGCCATCATTCCCACGTTAATCCATAACTGCCATGCTGTCTGGGCCGGAAAACCGTAACGCGCCCCCAGCCATTGCGCGAACACATACGCGCAGGCGGTGGCGGCGGTGGCCGTCCAGACCGCTTTTCGGTTGACCCGGAACAGCGAAACGCCTATGAGGAAATAAAAAAACGCGTCCGCGCCCGCGCCGATATCGTCGCGCAAAGACAGCGCGGCAAACCCGGCGAACAAAGCGTCGGCCACAGGCACGGCGAACTTGAACCAGGGCTGGAAAACGCGTCTGTAATTAACAGTCCACAGCATCGCCGCGCCGAATGCCAGCCACAGCCAGCCGATGTTAAACACCAGCCCCGACAGGCGCTCCGGCATCCCGGCCCCCAGGCCCAGCTCAGCCAGTTCGGTGCCGGCCAAAAGCGCAATAATGCACAGCCTCAGCACATTGATAATGCGTTCGCCCTTGACTGCTTCGGCAGACAGATAAGCGGTCATATGCCGCGCATGGTTCATTGCAATACAATAGCTTTTACAGACCGCGCAACTCAAGCCCGGCACAAACTGTTATAATCAGCCACATGGACAAAACAGGGAAAACCGCGCTGCTGGCGTGTATCGCGCTGTGTTTGACAACGGGCGCGATCGGCTCCGCCGCTGCCGGTTTGGCGCCGGACTGGTATGCGAGCCTGTCCAAGCCGGCGTGGAATCCGCCGGACCGGCTTTTCGCGCCCGTCTGGACCGCGCTTTACCTGCTAATGGCAGTCGCTTTATGGCTTGTGTGGAAAACAGAATCCGTGCCCGCGCGCAAAACCGCGCTGGTCCTGTTTGGTGTCCAGCTGGTTCTGAACGCCGGCTGGCCGCTGATATTCTTCGGCTGGCGCAGCCCGGGTGTTGCGCTGGCGGAACTGCTGATCCTCTGGCTGGCCGTGGCGGCGACACTGGCTGTTTTCGCGAAACAATCCCGCACGGCGGCATGGCTGCTTGCGCCTTATCTCGCGTGGCTGAGTTTCGCGGGCGCGCTCAATTTCGCGATCTGGCGGCTTAATCCGGGCAACGCCGGTCCGGGTGCCACGGCGGCGGAAACAACCGTGGCGCCGCGCTAAGTCCGGCCGGCCATACCTGCCGTTAAACGCTGTGGCGCGCCATTCCCCGATTTTTTACAATATAGCATGCTCTGGGCGTCACTCGCGCTGCTGTCGGCGGTTTTTTCCGCGATCGCGGCGGTAATTGAAAAGAAAATCCTTTTTACGGAAGAGGCTGTTCCTTTTTCGTTCGTATTCGCCGTTGTTTCAGCCGCAGTCGCGCTGCCGCTGCTGCACGGCGTTGACTTCGGCGCCGTTTCGCGGACAGGGCTCGGTCTGCTGTTTTTCAAAACCGCGCTCGGCTCGGCGGCTTTCCTGTTTGTCATGGAAAGCATAAAACGGCTGGAACTAAGCGGCGCGCTGCCTCTGCTTGCGCTGACGCCCGCGCTGGCGGCGGTCGGAGGGCTGTTGTTTTTAGGCGAAACATTATCCGTGCGCGAAACAGGCGGACTTGTGACGATACTGGCCGGCACCTACCTGCTGCAATCCGACGGCAAAACCGGCCTTTTCGAGCCTTTCATCAAACTGCTCAAGGCAGACGGCTACCGCTATATCCTGGCCGCGCTGACGATTTTTGCCGTCACCTCGCTTATTGACAAAACCGCCATAACCCGTTACCGCATGAAACCGGGCGCGGTGCTGGGTTTCAACCAGCTGTTCCAGGCGTTTTGTTTCTGGGCGGTATACCTGGCGCGCGGGTATGGATATCGCCAGACAGCCGCGCTTGTCAGACGATGCGGCGGGCTGATTGTCACGCTCGCGCTTGTTTCACTGGTGTACCGCTGGGCCCAGATCGAAGCGGTCAGGCTGGCACCGGTCGCGCTGGTGCTGGCCTTGAAGCGCACTTCGGTGTTTATGGGCACGGCGGCAGGCGGCAAACTGTTCGGCGAGCACGATGTTCCACGGAAAAGTTTCGCCGCGGGCATTATAGTCGCCGGCGCATTTCTGATAATGAACAACGCGGGGTAGA
This genomic interval carries:
- a CDS encoding EamA family transporter, encoding MLWASLALLSAVFSAIAAVIEKKILFTEEAVPFSFVFAVVSAAVALPLLHGVDFGAVSRTGLGLLFFKTALGSAAFLFVMESIKRLELSGALPLLALTPALAAVGGLLFLGETLSVRETGGLVTILAGTYLLQSDGKTGLFEPFIKLLKADGYRYILAALTIFAVTSLIDKTAITRYRMKPGAVLGFNQLFQAFCFWAVYLARGYGYRQTAALVRRCGGLIVTLALVSLVYRWAQIEAVRLAPVALVLALKRTSVFMGTAAGGKLFGEHDVPRKSFAAGIIVAGAFLIMNNAG
- a CDS encoding tryptophan-rich sensory protein, producing MDKTGKTALLACIALCLTTGAIGSAAAGLAPDWYASLSKPAWNPPDRLFAPVWTALYLLMAVALWLVWKTESVPARKTALVLFGVQLVLNAGWPLIFFGWRSPGVALAELLILWLAVAATLAVFAKQSRTAAWLLAPYLAWLSFAGALNFAIWRLNPGNAGPGATAAETTVAPR
- a CDS encoding adenylate/guanylate cyclase domain-containing protein → MTAYLSAEAVKGERIINVLRLCIIALLAGTELAELGLGAGMPERLSGLVFNIGWLWLAFGAAMLWTVNYRRVFQPWFKFAVPVADALFAGFAALSLRDDIGAGADAFFYFLIGVSLFRVNRKAVWTATAATACAYVFAQWLGARYGFPAQTAWQLWINVGMMALFGVLCSFAAGSALERGQALVNDRVYRERLENAFSKYVPYHVANEIFAAGADLEVAGRGHSARVAVLIADIRGFTKMARTLAPAKLMALLNEHFYQLGDLVFMHGGAVNKFVGDSIIAVFGDPLKLDDPCLCAAKCAAEIVKAVSAANAAGRTPGLEVGIGLHFGEIVAGNLGSEDRIEYAVLGDTVNMTERIQSCARPGEILASGVFADSAGEEFKWLPSEKEFMLKGYSEPVKLFRLDCA